One segment of Ricinus communis isolate WT05 ecotype wild-type chromosome 8, ASM1957865v1, whole genome shotgun sequence DNA contains the following:
- the LOC107262414 gene encoding aquaporin AQPAe.a-like isoform X1 — MAAYGVVQDEESLSGNKIQPVASTPMSEQQSTRVGKKQISPTLRNILGFEELFSLTVWRASLAELLGTAILVFAIDTIVISTIESETKVPNLILSCLVAIIITILLIATYPISGGHINPIVTFSAALIGLISISKAFIYILAQCIGGIVGALALKAVVNSNIERVFSLGGCTLTIVAPSAHGPVTIGLQVGQALWLEIICGFVFLFASVWMAFDDRQAKALGRVVVFIIVGVVLGLLVYVSTSVTTAKGYAGAGINPARCFGPAIVRGDHLWNGHWVFWVGPFIACVAFTLYTKIIPPQLTHTM; from the exons GTCTGAGCAACAAAGCACCAGGGTAGGGAAGAAGCAAATCTCCCCCACATTGAGAAACATATTAGGCTTTGAAGAGCTTTTCTCTTTGACG GTATGGAGAGCATCTTTGGCAGAACTCTTAGGCACTGCAATTCTTGTATTTGCAATAGACACTATAGTCATTTCCACTATAGAGAGCGAAACAAAAGTACCAAACCTTATACTATCATGCCTTGTTGCCATCATAATAACAATTCTCCTTATTGCTACATATCCAATATCTGGTGGTCACATTAATCCTATTGTTACCTTTTCTGCTGCACTCATTGGCCTTATTTCCATATCAAAAGCCTTCATATACATTTTGGCTCAATGTATTGGTGGGATTGTGGGTGCACTAGCACTAAAAGCAGTAGTCAACAGCAACATTGAGAGAGTATTTTCACTAGGAGGTTGCACTCTTACTATTGTTGCACCAAGTGCTCATGGTCCTGTTACTATCGGTCTTCAAGTTGGCCAAGCCCTTTGGTTAGAGATTATCTGTgggtttgtttttctttttgcttcaGTTTGGATGGCGTTTGATGACCGTCAAGCAAAGGCCCTGGGAAGAGTTGTGGTTTTCATTATTGTTGGGGTTGTCCTAGGCCTTCTTGTGTATGTCTCGACTTCGGTTACAACTGCTAAAGGCTATGCTGGAGCTGGGATAAATCCTGCAAGGTGCTTTGGGCCAGCAATTGTCCGAGGTGATCATCTTTGGAATGGGCATTGGGTGTTTTGGGTGGGGCCATTTATTGCTTGTGTGGCATTTACTTTGTACACTAAAATTATTCCTCCTCAACTTACTCACACAAtgtag
- the LOC107262414 gene encoding aquaporin-4-like isoform X2 translates to MELFKMKKALVAIRYNRSEQQSTRVGKKQISPTLRNILGFEELFSLTVWRASLAELLGTAILVFAIDTIVISTIESETKVPNLILSCLVAIIITILLIATYPISGGHINPIVTFSAALIGLISISKAFIYILAQCIGGIVGALALKAVVNSNIERVFSLGGCTLTIVAPSAHGPVTIGLQVGQALWLEIICGFVFLFASVWMAFDDRQAKALGRVVVFIIVGVVLGLLVYVSTSVTTAKGYAGAGINPARCFGPAIVRGDHLWNGHWVFWVGPFIACVAFTLYTKIIPPQLTHTM, encoded by the exons GTCTGAGCAACAAAGCACCAGGGTAGGGAAGAAGCAAATCTCCCCCACATTGAGAAACATATTAGGCTTTGAAGAGCTTTTCTCTTTGACG GTATGGAGAGCATCTTTGGCAGAACTCTTAGGCACTGCAATTCTTGTATTTGCAATAGACACTATAGTCATTTCCACTATAGAGAGCGAAACAAAAGTACCAAACCTTATACTATCATGCCTTGTTGCCATCATAATAACAATTCTCCTTATTGCTACATATCCAATATCTGGTGGTCACATTAATCCTATTGTTACCTTTTCTGCTGCACTCATTGGCCTTATTTCCATATCAAAAGCCTTCATATACATTTTGGCTCAATGTATTGGTGGGATTGTGGGTGCACTAGCACTAAAAGCAGTAGTCAACAGCAACATTGAGAGAGTATTTTCACTAGGAGGTTGCACTCTTACTATTGTTGCACCAAGTGCTCATGGTCCTGTTACTATCGGTCTTCAAGTTGGCCAAGCCCTTTGGTTAGAGATTATCTGTgggtttgtttttctttttgcttcaGTTTGGATGGCGTTTGATGACCGTCAAGCAAAGGCCCTGGGAAGAGTTGTGGTTTTCATTATTGTTGGGGTTGTCCTAGGCCTTCTTGTGTATGTCTCGACTTCGGTTACAACTGCTAAAGGCTATGCTGGAGCTGGGATAAATCCTGCAAGGTGCTTTGGGCCAGCAATTGTCCGAGGTGATCATCTTTGGAATGGGCATTGGGTGTTTTGGGTGGGGCCATTTATTGCTTGTGTGGCATTTACTTTGTACACTAAAATTATTCCTCCTCAACTTACTCACACAAtgtag